The window GCTGCTAAAAACAGGCACGGTTTCCTTAGCCTAAAAGCGATCTCCTATCACAGCTGTAACTGCAATGGGTCGGGGCATTGGCTCAAGCGGGGTGTCACGTGTGTTATAGCTGGTTGTAGTTCTAGgtttccagcactcggcaaagttcCTTTTACTAACGCCTGTTTGTGGTATCGTGGCCTAATGTACCTGAAGCCTTTTTGAAACATCAACTCCACGCCAGCCACATTTTTGCTGTTTGTGCCGAATAGTGCGTGGATCCTTACAAACAAAGACTTGAAACTCTAACCATTTGGagattacaaaggcagcactatCTCCTCAGTTAATTAATGACATTGATTGTTGCTCAGGTAAGGATGTGAACCCATCACCTCCCGCAGGATAGTCCCGATATTCAACTAACTGAGCCACCGATCGAACGTGCTGTTCCCTATCATTGCCACCAGGGATTTTCCCCGGGGTcttccagttttcctccctTCGTTAAAATCAACATAGTGAGTTAGGAGGTGTTTACATGAGACAACTCGCACCGGCGCGAGTTTCACACCGGGGTGACTTCTtgataccgcgtttacatgatgACGAGGTGAATTTGTATCGCGTTTACCTGAAGGGACACCACATATCGATAAAATACAAGCGTGAATCCAAATTGTACGCATGTGCTACTCGTTCCATCCCACCGGGAGGCCGATTTCACACCGGAACGAGTAGTCGTTCCTCGTTTACATCACACCGTTGCGAGATTTCGCGCCGGAACAAAATTTTCGCACCGGTGCATCAAGCGGCGTGAACTCGCGCCAGTGCGAAAGTCGCCCCAgtctcatgtaaacacccctTTAGTTGGCAGAATGCTGTGTGCTGTATATCTAGTGGTATTAGGTGTGGATGAAACCTCACGGAAGAGCTCATTAAGGGGAGCGATGGTTACACAATATATGCGTTTACATATACAGGCCCGCAGCTGTCGTAAAATCCGTTTTAATCTTGGAAACCGCGATATTTACCAGCGAAATactataaatatttttattgcttATCCCCATTTTAAAGTGAAGCTCGCTTGGgaaattcaattaaggattttCCCACAAATATATTGAATATGTGAACGGAAGCATTAGGCGATAACGTCCGACATATGAGTctgtatttgtaaaaaagaGGTTGCATTGTGGTGACGTGTACTAGTACGCTGTTGGATGTGATGGTGGAGACAATTCTCTTCGATATCACTAACGCTACCCAAATTAATTTCCTACAATAAACATAATTTCAACACATTGTTTACACTTACCATCCCGGTATTGCCTCATGAACTCTTCTACTTCAAAAGAATTTAGCAGACTAGTTGATCCACACACTGGTTCCGTTGACAGTTTGTCCACCATGTTGCCATAATTCCGCACAGCATACCGTATTGCTCTTATTTGGTTTGCCATTGCAAGAGTGCTACCTTGTGCCTCTAAAAGCCGCTTCAAGTCAGCTATATCCTCTTGTACATCACTGATGCGTTCATTCACTTGCTCAAACTGCTTATCCAAATAATCAGCTATCGCATCGAAAGGATTTGGCGTTAGGAAAGTGGTAACAATTGATGTTATGCCGCCAAAAATGCTGAAAACTGGACCCAATGCACCGATAAAAGAAGCAAAACTTTCAGCAACTGAGGCAACTTTGCCAATGGGTTGGCTCTTGATTGCGGCTTTGTGAGCTTTGATACGGTTTTTGACGACATTTTTAAAACCTTCCGTTAATCCTTCGGCAATAGCTGCTGACGCTTGTGCCATGTCGTTAGCGATGTCATAGACAGGAGGCTGGAAATCTGTAGGCATCTCTTCGGGTACTGAATCGATTTGATGCTTAGTTTGGAGAAGATCGGTCAGCTTTTGGGGACAAATAAAGGGCCGCAAAATGTCGTCGCCAAACTGCCTGCATGGCAGGTCATCTACATCCGGTGTCTCAGGACAGGTGTGTTTAAACTCGGTGGGTTGATCAATCATGATTGTAACATCAACGACTAAGGCTTGTACACAGACAACTTGGCTTTCATGTGTTGACGTAAGTTTAACCTTCCGGATCGTTTTCTGGGGATAGTTATCTTCAATAGGGGTTTTAAAAGGAGACTGACGTTCTGTGATAGGGACTGATGTTCCTCGGTCATCTTCATCCCCAACAATCTCAACCGTGATGGAATGCTCCAGTGTAGGTGTCTCAGGACATAAAACAAGGGTAAGAGAAGATTGCTGATTTTGGTCAGTGTGGCTGTTTGGTGTATCTGCTGCTTTTTTCGACGTTGAATCTGATCCAGGTTTTGAGTGAAGTACAGTATCAGCCGGTCTTGGCGTAGAACGTGACTCAGATTTTGGCCCAGACCTTGAAGATCCTGATTTTGGACTTGTTTTTGCTGTAGATTTGGCTTGCACATACACTATCATCATGGCGAAGGACAGTATTACAAGAAGCTTGAAACAGTCCATTTTTCGACTGGGCAACCTTTAGTGTCCACAAACTGACGATTTTGAGAATGACGATTGGTCAAGACGTAGTTCATATAATGATGTCTTTTCGATCTGCGAGAATAGATAAGGGTGGAATGGATTATAGCAGTTAGAATAATCCAGTTACTAACCATCTTGGCACGCGGCATGCTTTACTGCTTACTGGTATTACAGTGACATTAGAAAATTTATCCACCTGCGTTctatgttttcaatttgtctcTGACCTACAGAATTCTTCGTTGATGACGAGAATCCTAGAACAGAGATCTGACAGGTATTGTCTTGTTTTCTTCCCCTTTGCTGTGCCTTCTTTTTCCTCTCAGTTTTCTTCATTCTTTCtgtcctttttccttttttaggaATTGTTAAATGCTTATTTCAGCTTTTCTGACActtaaaattgcaaatgtttTGAACACAAGAGTCATACCTAAACTTGATGAAGTAAGATCATCTGGATGAGTGCGTTCTAAAACGCTTGGGCAAGATTCCAACAATATCATTAAAACTTAAATTATTCATGTCTAACTTAAGAGTAAGGAAAGAGAAATTGTCCGCTTTCCAGAAACTTCGAAAGTTGTGAACCTTCACAATTTTGCCCTGGGCTTACACTTGCCCCATGGCTTTTTGGTGGCTCGTGGAAGGGCTTATTTTAGGGAGAGGTATTTTTGATGTGGGGCAGAAAGGAAATGACAATTTCCATATAATTGAGAGAGAATGGGTTTGTAAAGATGGTATGGAACTGCCACTTTTATGGCCGCAAAGATAACAGATAAAGCTGGAGTAAGAAGAGGTTTTATAGAAAGCGATAACCCATGAACGCTGGTcattcttatttttgttgataaaaaaaaaacctctagtTTGACTGTAACGTATTCCATAGAATATCCGCCCTATGAACGCAGTTGTAttaattcgtgcgacttatttttcaaggtttacGATATTTTCACGGTATGAATTATATTCTCACCGGTCTAGTGAATCTAGGTAGTCCCAAACTTTCAGCGCGATGATTCTTTTGTGAATTTGTTGAAACACGAACGGAATAAATGAAATCCTAGCTGAGCTCGTACTTCCATCTTTGTTTATAGGAACTTAACTGAGAGACATCATCTCTGTCTCCTTCTGACTCGTCACAATCATTGTGTCCTCGTTCGATGCCAGTCCAATTTTATAGGTAAAGTGTTTAAGGGATCTATCGTAGCCATAACACGACAGCTCTTgagcaaatttttgtttatatgcTGGATGATGAGTATGACAATATGCTATGGCGTCCCTAGGGATTCAACAGCTTGGTTTCAGCTTCGGTAAGACCACGAAATTCCACTTCGTGGACATCAATGAGGCAGTTGTTATCCACATTGTCTAGAAAACTGACAACAAATTATTTGATTGTGAATGCTTCTTTTATACTAACCGGCAAAAATGAACAGGATGGGTTTATAAATGCTGTGGGATATTTAAAAAACCTCCGCACAATTCCACAGCAAAGAGTAGAGGACCGAGTTTTCAGTGTTGTGGTGTGGTCTTTCGCCCCAGAAAAATGTGACCGGCTTGGTGTGATGTCTCCAAACGACTTTTAGTGTATGTGAAGGCACGTAAGCTAAAACAGTCACATATCAAaggggactttgccgagtgctggaacatgtagatgtttCGTGTAAACTCCCGTAATTGAAAGTTCTGAAAAGCGGTGAGCTGAAAGCGGCGTATTCCTCGAACCGAGCGATTTTGCGGGCAGGGAGAAATACTTAAAAACTAGTAGTCATCAAGGATAAGGGAAGTGCGGCCTTTTCTTCGTTCCAGTATTtgaatgtaataattattttacattttgacTAAACAGGACTGTTGTGTTGCATCACATCGCAATTTAATCTAGACGCATCAAATCGACACGAGTCGTAAGCGTCTCGTTTCGCTCGAGCGCAATAACTTGTACTTTTGATGCAAGGAAAccaagaaattaaattaaacttaGCTGAAACTAGTGTATATACAATGTTAAAAGAACTCAGGTAAACCCTAACCAGTGCTTGTTTTTCACTACCTGGTACCTGTGTGAATATTTTGATTTTACCTgaccatttttttgtttgcttcccCGGCGTGGCTGTTACCATTGTTcagcttttgttttgtttcttcttttaaaaGCGGCTTCGTGATTTTCgatttaattttagtttttaactttttattgttatctgaggaaggccgaacggccgaaacgctCTCCAATGTACAGTCCCGTTATACTTAAAGAAAGCTGGTTTGGCCAGTCGAAATAtagcaaaaaatattttaattttgttctaCTTTGTAGCGGCTCTTGCTTTATAATTCACTGGTATCAAAATTACAGTAGGATAATTGTTTACGGTTGCTTGTTTGAACTTTGTAAAATAGAAACatcgacaaagaaaataaataacaaacattGACGAAAATTCGCCCACGTACACAGTGCGTACATGGTCGGACATGTAACACAAGCTATTGCTTGTTTTAAAAATAGCCACAGTGTTACATTCATCTGTAAGCAAACATGATTGATAACTCAAGCAGGAAAGTACGGATTCCAATACCCTggataccagaggtttttttctctcttagggCGACGGAATTAGCCACGGTAGGATTCCAAGGCCTCCATTAAAGAAACGTACGCTTTTAAACCTTCATCAGCTTGAGTTGTGCTTCTCATTAAATGACCTTTGGCATTACCTGCCAAACTTGCACGGTAGagcaaaataaaattaatgttgaatACCGACAAGTTCTCTGGTAATTAATACAATAGCAAAAAAAGTTTGCCGAGTGCACTTTGACAGCAAACTGTACTAAAGATACAGATTTGAGCCATATCAGCAGTACTGCGAATCAGCCTATGGTGTTGATAAACAATGGAAATTAAAGAGTTTGCCACACATGATTGTTTCCCTCGGTTTTCACCAAAAAGAAAACGAGGCTGAGACTAAGGAGCACAAATAGTTTAACTGGCATCAAAGTCAATCTCAACTGGGCCGGGGTTTGTCTCAACAAAAATATCTGCGTGAGCCAGAGACGATTCATTTTCGTCATTTAAAAATAACGAATCACACGTTTCAGTACTGGTAAATAAATGGCTGCGAAGTAAAACAAAATCAGTCTAGAATACCAGAATTTTCCTTAGAAGTATCCTCGATACTCCCTGACAGCTAAACACAGTCAATGCATTCCAACAGCAACTCTGtacacaggcaccccaagctcagtgacagggaaagccaacaaaaatctAAGGATTTGCATGGGAATCCCAATAAAATGCCTGACAAGATAACTTTACGAAAAAATTGTCAATTAAAAAGTCCAACCTTATTACCATTGAGGGCCCTTCCTTcctgtattgtttttttttccagattcggcGCGATTACGCAATTATCAGTTCATCGGTTGACAACGGTTATAGgaaaataccaaggctgaacactcAATTCTCACGAGCCCACcaaattcagtcaaatattcCCGTAATTActaaaaccacctacaaccacctacaaacATCTACagccacctacaaccacctcaaaaaaaaaaaatctacaaccacctcaaaaatatcTACAACAACTCACAAACAAGCCATAGATAATATTATCCataatttttggccaaatggTAAACACATATTGTCGTCTCGCTTATTTTTGACATTTATGGCTTGTTTGAGCtggtattcgattctttgtgagtTGTTGTAGATATTTTTGAGTTGGTTGTACTACGAAAATCACCGAACTGTGGAATGGGATAAAATTTTTATATGGTCGCCACACCCACTCTTTGTTGTTGCCCCACCCATTTTCGTCGAGCCATCCGGCTCACATACCAACTAAATTCTTTGACGAAAATGGGCGAGGAACCAACAAAAAGTGGGTGTGGCGACCATATAAAAAATTTAGCCCATTCCACAGTTCGGTGATTTTCAGAGTAGGTGGTTGTTGGTGGTTTTAGGTGGTTTTAGatcgttccatgttttagtaactacgataatattcctggttaaaatgttcccactGTTAAAATTCCaccgtagaattcaagggcaaaggtttttctttaatttcaatCCGCTAGCCGCGTAACTGAAGCCCTGCCAGCGACTTCAGGcggctgttagtgtcccaaacgaatCGATGAAAAAGAGCCTTTTTAAAAAGTCCCACGCGGCGACCGTTCAGTTTCCGCTTGGTAACGAGTCCGTGTTTGTGCCTTGTAACGAAGCGGAAACTCAACGGTCGCCGTGTGCCAATCGTTTTATCGATTTctttgggacactaacagccgCCTGACGTCGCTGGCAGGGCTTCAATCGCGCGGATAGCTgattaaaatgaaagaaaaactttttcccttgaattctacggtggaattttaaccgtgggaacattttaaccaggaaCATTTGACTGAATTAGATGGGCTCGTGAGAATTGAATGTTCAGCCATGGCACATTactgtaaccgttgacaaccgatgAACTGACAATGGCTCAATTCGCGTCGAATCTGGAgaaaaaccacacaggaaggaagggcgcacaatggcaataaggttggGCTTTTGAACTGACAATTTTTTCGTAAAACAATTATCTTCTCAggccttttatcgggattccaattcaaatctttatatatttgttggctttccctcacactgtgCTTGGGGCACCTGTGCTATGTATTGTTGTAAACTATTAAGGAGGCAGTGCGGCCttgtggttagggcgcttgccttgagatctggggatcccgggttcaagactcgttccgaccactcattgaatttgttcctggtagtccctggttcaacttcccagctgcacttgtaaatagccaaatggTTTGTCTCCGGACAgttaggattcttaacagttgtcgttgttgttgttgtgttccattgtttcgttgattgtgtttcattggctctgaaaagcccccatggggagtggtcaattaagtatgtattgtattgttgtattgtattgcccATTTCTTGTTAGGCCCACATCAAGTATAGATTTAGGTGGTCAGAGTTAATTCGCCGTTCCAGTGAAACAATTCTCAAGGAAATGATCAAGGTTATTCTCGGTGAGCTCAAATTGTACCCACTGCGGCCAACTGAATTCGTTAAGGTTTGCTCAAGAATGCTTCAAAGTTTATATTTTAAAGTCACACAATCGTGTGATCACTAGGGAGATACGGGCTCGCGATGGAAGTCACCTATTCATCGATCCCCGCTCTCGCGCAATGTGTTTGTCTGTATAtacaaattaaaacaaagacGAAAGAATGACCTTTTGTTTGGTAAACAACTGCTTCGCAGCACACGCTCAAGAAGCAATGACTGACTGatcgggcaagatgaaccaaatcccgcgctgtgatttgCTGCCCGAGCGGGCAAGCTGGAGctcgctcgggatttctcgctttgtCCCGCAAGATTAAAGatcattaaatttttttggtgtttatcccctataataaatcctttattgaccaagcttgttcagtcaagatggctggatattggccttgttctttttttgcttgaaaGTTACGGGCCTCAATTTCGtatcggtccataaacacgcataaaaagaacttggccaatatccagccatcttgacctcacccTTGGTCGATAACCCATATGTATAGCCCAACAGCTACGCTCATTCTTTGGGGGGCGACCATTGAACTTTTACTGGTTGATGAGGGGAGGGTGGGAGATTAAAGTTGAGCATGAATTTTATAAATTTAGGAAGCAGAACGATAAATCTTTCTAAATTCTGTATTATTATAATCTCTTCCTTTATTTACattaaaaaggtttttcttgTCTCTAAGGGGCAGCTTCGACCATTTTTTCGTCACCATTACTCCACCCCACTGCCCCTCAACAGAACATTTTGTATAAATCCAGCCTGACGAAGGAGCACCTCGCTTCTCGGTTACATAAGGTTCCGATGTAATAATTATTCTACATTTCGACTGAGCAGGATTGTTGTGTTGCATCACATTGCAATTTAATTTAGAGGCATCAAATCGACACGATTCCTGTATTATTATAATCtcgtccttaaaggggctaggtcacgctattttaggtaattttgtttaattttgttaattatgagctctaaacgtcaaattggcagagcaagagtctttcatttgcaaaatcatggccacataacaactgaaaatgattttccagctttgtaaatgacattttgatatagactgatataaatttgaaaaaaggtgggcccacgtttttcaaatttacccaaattcaatccatttcaatcctctccagttttgtccatccatgtcccttcttggcttccctgtgttttgttacagttcttctatagttttgaacagttattttaatattttagttaattctatgaccattcgatcagtgctgaaattgcctaaaattgcgtgacctagccagcaaaaatataaggatttgtatgggaatcccaatAAAATACCTGACAAGATAACTTTACGAAAAAATTGTCAATAAAAAAGCCCAACCTTATTACCATTGTGGGCCCTTCCTTTCTGTGTGTTTTTTTCCCAGACTGGACGCGAATTAAGCCATTATCAGTTCATCGGTTGACAACGGTTatagtaaaataccaaggctgaacactcAATTCTCACGAGCCCACCCAGATGACAATTAACTGTGTCTGAGACCGACacgctttcctttctttctagTCAAATTTTGAACTGTGCATCAAAAAAAATACGAAGCACAGCCATCGCATTCAACACTGACCTTTCACGAGCGGTTTTATTGCgcgatatgaaaattaatggaagGGTTATGAAATACATACACCCCTTTCTGGATTGCTTGTATAttggctgataatgtccttgGCTGAGAGATTGGCCTAAACATTTCATATTTGCCCTccaagcttcgcttctcggctaaatattcatttttcggaCATCTCTCAGCCGCGGACCTCATCAGCCGACATACCGGTCGCCAGATGGGGTTTAtttactctctctctctctctctctctctctctctctctctctctctctctctctctctctctctctctctctctctctctatatatatatatatatatatatatatatgagaagaagaaaggtgtagccatgcctcgatggataatgtaataaggaaataacttcttgaggcatatatgtttctaatcggttaaatacttcaaacgtttcgccgtttagagcttcgtcagtgaatgaagattataagtacaagattggtttatgtaaaaaacttagtacaatggctcattaatttgatggtgttaatctagatttagagctcgtccattgaagcgctagaaatccgcaagcatgagaacgttatgaatggttgcaatggacgagctctaaatctagattaacaccatcaaattaatgagccattgtactaagttttttacataaaccaatcttgtacttataatcttcattcactgacgaagctctaaacggcgaaacgtttgaagtatttaaccgattagaaacatatatgcctcaagaagttatttccttattacatagatatatatatatatatatatatatatatatatatatatgcaacGTTCTCTAGAAAAATTGTAGATAAGTGTACTTGGGAAAATCGAAAAGAACAAACTTCTGAAAGTCCGACAAGTAACGTTTCTGCCGTCCGGCCTTCCTCAGATAACAATAAAAACTGAGTTAAAAGttagaaattaaaattaaacctaAAAACTGGAAaccgcttttaaaagaaaagataaCAAAAGCTAAACAATGGTATGACATATGACAATAAAAACTAATAATTACAAGTAGATGACACAATTGTTTACATTGCAGCCGCATGGCCTCAACAAGAGGAGGGCATTTAgatcaaaaaaatatatttgatatAACAGCTGAATCATCCATGTATTTTTACTACCTCCTATTGAGTAAATTCTATTGCCCCTCTGCAATTTTTAATTAATAGACTTTGGTATGTGACCTCTATCGCCTTGTTGTAACTATTTAAAGCCTTATTAGGGATTGAACTCCACTCCCTTTTCTACCTGTAATTATTAGTTTTTATTGTCATATGTCACACCATTGTTTAGGTTTTGTTATTTAATCTTTGAAAAGCGACTtccagtttttaactttttattgTTAT of the Montipora foliosa isolate CH-2021 chromosome 14, ASM3666993v2, whole genome shotgun sequence genome contains:
- the LOC137985298 gene encoding uncharacterized protein; translation: MDCFKLLVILSFAMMIVYVQAKSTAKTSPKSGSSRSGPKSESRSTPRPADTVLHSKPGSDSTSKKAADTPNSHTDQNQQSSLTLVLCPETPTLEHSITVEIVGDEDDRGTSVPITERQSPFKTPIEDNYPQKTIRKVKLTSTHESQVVCVQALVVDVTIMIDQPTEFKHTCPETPDVDDLPCRQFGDDILRPFICPQKLTDLLQTKHQIDSVPEEMPTDFQPPVYDIANDMAQASAAIAEGLTEGFKNVVKNRIKAHKAAIKSQPIGKVASVAESFASFIGALGPVFSIFGGITSIVTTFLTPNPFDAIADYLDKQFEQVNERISDVQEDIADLKRLLEAQGSTLAMANQIRAIRYAVRNYGNMVDKLSTEPVCGSTSLLNSFEVEEFMRQYRDDNVDNSLIDLYEVEFGGVTEAGARLLNPYAKAYCHSHPEYLQKFAEELSFYGYAGSLAHFAYKNLACIERGDDDCDESDKDRDEWARRLHRFLKKAEVFKVAATNPPAGLWLDVRDSLETLIDEEAEKAPNTVPIPGIMDKVYEIIVDKVSNTNDWSNQCVLKVYGEDRSTLIIEVTEVRDTSFFTFDPTNVPWNRRVSHTRFWVQKMNTDRSYKSVGITCGHGEIDDCRAPGHLGPSTPPKDRVLFLMFNPGLYQAHYQLPFIVGKPYRSTFIDRRNVYAYYDNDDDSGMDGTVYVGEWSGLTETQFALIDNHQK